In Deltaproteobacteria bacterium, a single genomic region encodes these proteins:
- a CDS encoding transposase codes for DCCGLQFLLQPANKRFVSFSIIAPTYGNCRINSTAAVNLMPLAFTGRAIHDAWAPYFAYSCAHGLCNAHHLR; via the coding sequence TGACTGTTGCGGCTTGCAATTCCTGCTTCAACCGGCAAATAAGCGCTTCGTTTCTTTCTCCATCATTGCTCCTACTTACGGCAACTGCAGAATAAACTCCACGGCGGCTGTTAACTTAATGCCATTGGCCTTCACGGGGCGGGCGATCCACGACGCCTGGGCTCCCTATTTCGCCTACTCGTGTGCGCACGGCTTGTGCAACGCCCATCATCTGCGCTAA